Proteins encoded in a region of the Anoxybacillus amylolyticus genome:
- the uvrA gene encoding excinuclease ABC subunit UvrA, with translation MALDKIIIKGARAHNLKNIDVEIPRDQLVVLTGLSGSGKSSLAFDTIYAEGQRRYVESLSAYARQFLGQMDKPDVDAIEGLSPAISIDQKTTSRNPRSTVGTVTEIYDYLRLLFARIGRPVCPTHGIEITSQTIEQMVDRILSYPERTKIQVLAPVVSGRKGTHAKTLEDMKKQGYVRVRIDGEMRELTDDILLEKNKKHSIEIVVDRLVVKEGIASRLADSLETALKLADGKVIIDVIGEEELLFSEHHACPHCGFSIGDLEPRLFSFNSPYGACPECDGLGAKLEVDRDLVIPNEELTLREHAIAPWEPQSSQYYPQLLEAVCRHYDIDMDMPVKELPKEQLDRLLYGSNGEKIYFRYENDFGQVRENYIEFEGVIPNIERRYRETSSDYVREQMEKYMAEQSCPTCKGNRLKKESLAVFIGGKHIGEVTAFSVTEALEFFRTLKLSEKEQKIAHMILREIIERLGFLQNVGLDYLTLNRSAGTLSGGEAQRIRLATQIGSRLTGVLYILDEPSIGLHQRDNDRLIATLKSMRDIGNTLIVVEHDEDTMLAADYLIDIGPGAGIHGGQVVAAGTPQEVMNDPNSLTGQYLSGKKFIPLPTERRQPDGRWLEIIGAKENNLKNVSVKIPLGTFIAVTGVSGSGKSTLVNEILHKALAQKLQRAKAKPGEHKEIRGIEHLEKVIDIDQSPIGRTPRSNPATYTGVFDDIREVFAATNEAKVRGYQKGRFSFNVKGGRCEACRGDGIIKIEMHFLPDVYVPCEVCHGKRYNRETLEVKYKDKNIAEVLEMTVEDALAFFENIPKIKRKLQTIYDVGLGYIQLGQPATTLSGGEAQRVKLASELHRRSNGRTLYILDEPTTGLHVDDIARLLKVLQRLVDNGDTVLVIEHNLDVIKTADYIIDLGPEGGDQGGQIVAVGTPEEVAQVERSHTGRYLQPILARDRERMHALYEVPSR, from the coding sequence ATGGCACTAGATAAAATCATTATTAAAGGGGCGCGGGCGCACAATTTAAAAAACATTGACGTCGAAATTCCGCGCGATCAGCTTGTCGTGCTGACGGGCTTATCCGGCTCGGGGAAATCGTCGCTTGCGTTTGATACGATTTACGCCGAAGGGCAGCGTCGCTATGTCGAGTCGCTTTCGGCGTATGCTCGCCAATTTTTAGGACAAATGGATAAACCGGATGTCGACGCGATTGAAGGGTTGTCCCCTGCCATTTCGATTGACCAAAAAACGACGAGCCGTAACCCGCGTTCAACAGTCGGGACGGTGACAGAAATTTACGATTATTTGCGCCTTTTGTTTGCCCGCATCGGCAGACCTGTTTGTCCGACGCATGGCATTGAGATTACGTCGCAAACGATTGAACAAATGGTGGACCGCATTTTATCATATCCAGAGCGAACAAAAATCCAAGTATTAGCACCGGTTGTTTCTGGGCGGAAAGGGACGCATGCGAAAACGCTTGAAGACATGAAAAAACAAGGATACGTACGTGTACGCATCGACGGGGAAATGCGGGAACTAACGGATGACATTCTTCTAGAAAAAAATAAAAAACATTCTATAGAAATTGTCGTCGATCGCCTTGTTGTAAAAGAAGGCATTGCTTCGCGCCTAGCCGATTCGCTTGAGACGGCGTTAAAATTAGCCGATGGAAAAGTGATTATCGACGTCATCGGGGAAGAAGAGCTGCTATTTAGCGAACACCACGCATGTCCGCATTGTGGCTTTTCCATCGGCGATTTAGAGCCGCGCCTTTTTTCGTTCAACAGCCCATACGGTGCTTGCCCAGAATGCGATGGCTTAGGGGCGAAATTAGAAGTCGACCGCGATTTAGTCATTCCAAACGAGGAGTTGACGCTCCGTGAGCACGCGATTGCGCCGTGGGAGCCGCAAAGCTCGCAATATTATCCGCAACTATTAGAAGCGGTATGCCGCCATTACGATATCGATATGGACATGCCGGTAAAAGAACTGCCGAAAGAGCAGCTCGATCGCTTGCTATATGGCAGCAACGGCGAAAAAATTTATTTTCGCTATGAAAATGATTTTGGCCAAGTTCGCGAAAACTACATCGAATTTGAAGGCGTCATTCCTAACATTGAACGTCGCTATCGTGAAACGAGTTCCGATTATGTTCGCGAACAAATGGAAAAATATATGGCAGAACAATCATGTCCGACATGTAAAGGCAACCGGCTGAAGAAAGAAAGCTTAGCCGTATTCATCGGCGGCAAACATATTGGAGAAGTGACGGCGTTTTCTGTCACCGAAGCGCTCGAGTTTTTCCGAACGCTCAAGCTGAGTGAAAAAGAACAAAAAATCGCCCATATGATTTTGCGTGAAATTATCGAACGGCTTGGCTTTTTGCAAAACGTCGGTCTCGACTATTTGACGTTAAACCGTTCAGCTGGCACGCTTTCCGGTGGGGAAGCGCAGCGCATTCGCTTAGCGACGCAAATCGGTTCGCGCTTGACAGGAGTATTGTATATTTTGGACGAGCCGTCGATTGGACTGCATCAGCGCGATAATGACCGATTAATTGCGACGCTAAAAAGCATGCGTGACATTGGCAATACGCTCATCGTCGTTGAACATGACGAAGATACGATGCTCGCAGCAGATTATTTGATTGATATTGGACCAGGTGCTGGCATTCACGGTGGGCAAGTTGTTGCTGCCGGAACACCGCAAGAAGTCATGAACGACCCGAACTCACTCACTGGACAATATTTATCAGGAAAGAAATTTATTCCATTGCCTACGGAGCGTCGCCAGCCAGATGGACGTTGGCTTGAAATTATTGGTGCTAAAGAAAACAATTTAAAAAACGTGTCCGTGAAAATTCCGCTCGGGACGTTTATTGCGGTAACGGGTGTGTCCGGCTCAGGGAAAAGTACGCTTGTGAACGAAATTTTGCATAAAGCGCTCGCGCAAAAATTGCAGCGTGCCAAAGCCAAACCGGGAGAGCACAAAGAAATTCGTGGCATCGAACATTTAGAGAAAGTTATCGATATCGACCAGTCGCCAATCGGACGGACACCCCGTTCAAACCCAGCGACGTACACGGGCGTCTTTGATGACATTCGTGAAGTGTTTGCGGCGACGAATGAAGCGAAAGTACGTGGCTATCAAAAAGGAAGATTCAGTTTTAATGTGAAAGGCGGGCGCTGTGAAGCGTGCCGTGGCGATGGGATCATTAAAATCGAAATGCACTTTTTGCCAGATGTGTACGTTCCATGTGAAGTATGCCACGGCAAACGATATAACCGCGAAACGCTCGAAGTGAAATATAAAGACAAAAATATCGCCGAAGTGCTAGAGATGACGGTCGAAGATGCACTTGCGTTTTTTGAAAATATCCCGAAAATTAAGCGGAAATTACAGACGATTTACGATGTCGGCTTAGGGTATATTCAACTTGGCCAGCCGGCGACGACTTTATCCGGCGGCGAAGCGCAGCGGGTGAAGCTCGCTTCCGAATTGCACCGCCGCTCCAACGGTCGGACGCTGTACATTTTGGATGAACCAACGACCGGGCTGCACGTCGATGACATCGCCCGTTTGTTAAAAGTGTTGCAGCGGCTTGTCGATAACGGCGATACGGTGTTGGTGATTGAGCATAATCTCGATGTGATCAAGACCGCCGACTATATTATTGACCTTGGACCAGAAGGCGGAGACCAAGGCGGGCAAATTGTGGCGGTTGGAACGCCGGAAGAAGTAGCACAAGTCGAACGTTCCCATACTGGTCGTTATTTGCAGCCGATTTTAGCGCGCGACCGCGAACGAATGCACGCTTTGTACGAAGTGCCGAGCAGATAA
- a CDS encoding phage holin family protein has protein sequence MRWIAHIIVNAVLLLALAGYFQSIHLSGIGAALVASFLLSVLNIVVKPVLILLTLPVTVLTFGLFLFVINAITLWLTSWLMGDLFTIDGFGAALFASLAISLFHMVIDAISNND, from the coding sequence ATGAGATGGATAGCGCATATTATCGTCAATGCTGTACTGTTATTGGCTCTTGCCGGTTATTTTCAGTCGATTCATTTATCAGGTATCGGCGCTGCGCTAGTCGCTAGTTTTTTGCTGTCGGTATTAAATATTGTAGTGAAGCCTGTCCTTATTTTGCTTACGCTTCCGGTAACCGTTTTAACGTTCGGGTTATTTTTATTTGTGATTAACGCCATCACCCTTTGGCTAACGTCATGGTTGATGGGAGATTTGTTTACGATTGACGGATTTGGCGCTGCTTTGTTTGCTTCCTTAGCGATTTCCCTTTTCCATATGGTTATTGATGCGATCAGTAACAATGATTAA
- the uvrB gene encoding excinuclease ABC subunit UvrB — protein MKHRINAHRRIGAVNDRFELVSAYEPRGDQPQAIEKLVEGIQRGVKHQTLLGATGTGKTFTISNVIQRVNKPTLVIAHNKTLAGQLYSELKEFFPNNAVEYFVSYYDYYQPEAYVPQTDTYIEKDASINDEIDKLRHSATSALFERRDVIIVASVSCIYGLGSPEEYRELVVSLRVGMEIERNELLRRLVDVQYARNDIDFQRGTFRVRGDVVEIFPVSRDEHCIRIEFFGDEIDRIREVDALTGEVIGEREHVAIFPASHFVTREEKLKLAIENIEQELQERLEELRAQGKLLEAQRLEQRTRYDLEMMREMGFCSGIENYSRHLTLRPPGSTPYTLLDYFPDDFLIVIDESHVTVPQIRGMYNGDKARKQVLVDHGFRLPSALDNRPLTFDEFEQKINQAIYVSATPGPYELEHCPEVVEQIIRPTGLLDPTIDVRPIGGQIDDLVSEIHERIQRNERTLVTTLTKKMAEDLTDYLKDIGIKVAYLHSEIKTLERIEIIRDLRLGKYDVLVGINLLREGLDIPEVSLVAILDADKEGFLRSERSLIQTIGRAARNANGHVIMYADTITKSMEIAMNETKRRRAIQEAYNREHGIVPQTIKKEVRDLIRATYAAEQQEPYEAKQAQKLTKKEREKLIANIEKEMKEAAKALDFERAAELRDLLFELKAER, from the coding sequence ATGAAACATAGGATAAATGCGCATAGGAGGATTGGTGCAGTGAACGATCGGTTTGAGTTAGTGTCTGCCTATGAGCCGCGCGGCGATCAGCCGCAAGCGATTGAAAAACTTGTCGAAGGGATTCAGCGTGGAGTCAAGCACCAAACGTTATTAGGAGCAACTGGAACGGGAAAAACATTTACGATTTCCAACGTCATTCAACGAGTGAATAAACCGACGCTTGTGATCGCACATAATAAAACGCTCGCAGGGCAATTATATAGCGAATTGAAAGAATTTTTTCCGAACAACGCGGTCGAATATTTCGTGAGCTACTACGATTATTATCAGCCGGAAGCGTATGTACCGCAGACGGATACGTACATCGAAAAAGATGCAAGCATTAACGATGAAATTGATAAACTTAGGCACTCAGCGACATCGGCGCTATTTGAACGGCGCGATGTCATTATTGTCGCGAGCGTATCATGCATCTATGGCTTAGGATCGCCGGAAGAATACCGAGAATTGGTCGTTTCGCTTCGCGTCGGCATGGAAATCGAACGGAATGAATTATTGCGCCGCCTTGTCGATGTGCAATATGCACGCAACGACATTGATTTTCAGCGCGGAACGTTTCGTGTGCGCGGCGACGTCGTCGAAATTTTTCCAGTGTCACGCGATGAGCATTGCATTCGCATCGAATTTTTCGGTGATGAAATTGACCGGATTCGTGAAGTCGATGCACTGACAGGCGAAGTGATTGGTGAGCGGGAACATGTAGCAATTTTCCCAGCTTCGCACTTCGTCACGCGCGAAGAAAAACTCAAGCTCGCCATTGAAAACATTGAACAGGAACTACAAGAGCGGCTCGAGGAGTTGAGAGCGCAAGGCAAACTATTAGAAGCGCAGCGGTTGGAACAGCGGACGCGCTATGATTTAGAAATGATGCGGGAAATGGGCTTTTGTTCCGGGATTGAGAACTACTCCCGCCACTTAACGCTCCGTCCGCCTGGTTCGACGCCGTATACGCTGCTTGACTACTTCCCAGACGATTTTCTTATCGTCATTGATGAATCGCACGTGACGGTGCCGCAAATTCGTGGGATGTATAACGGAGATAAAGCGCGGAAACAAGTGCTTGTTGACCATGGCTTCCGCCTACCATCCGCACTCGATAACCGACCGTTGACGTTTGATGAGTTTGAACAAAAAATCAATCAAGCCATTTACGTATCCGCAACCCCAGGACCGTACGAACTAGAACACTGTCCGGAAGTCGTCGAGCAAATTATCCGTCCGACGGGTCTTCTTGACCCGACGATTGATGTCCGTCCAATTGGTGGGCAAATTGACGATTTAGTCAGCGAAATTCACGAACGCATCCAGCGGAATGAACGGACGCTCGTGACGACATTGACGAAAAAAATGGCAGAAGATTTGACCGACTATTTAAAAGACATTGGCATAAAAGTCGCATACTTGCATTCGGAAATTAAAACATTAGAACGGATTGAAATTATTCGCGACTTGCGATTAGGGAAATACGACGTGCTCGTCGGCATTAACTTATTACGCGAAGGGCTAGATATTCCAGAAGTATCGCTTGTGGCAATTTTAGATGCTGATAAAGAAGGATTTTTGCGTTCAGAGCGTTCGCTTATCCAAACAATTGGCCGCGCGGCGCGCAACGCGAACGGGCATGTGATTATGTACGCGGATACGATCACCAAATCGATGGAAATCGCGATGAACGAAACGAAGCGGCGCCGAGCGATACAAGAAGCGTACAACCGCGAACATGGCATCGTTCCACAAACGATTAAAAAAGAAGTTCGTGATTTGATTCGGGCGACATATGCTGCGGAGCAGCAAGAACCATATGAAGCAAAACAAGCGCAAAAGCTAACGAAAAAAGAACGAGAAAAACTTATTGCCAATATAGAAAAAGAAATGAAAGAAGCGGCGAAAGCGTTGGATTTCGAACGCGCTGCGGAACTGCGTGACTTACTGTTTGAACTAAAAGCGGAAAGGTGA
- a CDS encoding PspC domain-containing protein, translated as MKTLVRPLHDRVLAGVLSGIAQYVQMDATVVRLLFVALLLITGVMPFAFLYVLAIFIIPNEVKS; from the coding sequence ATGAAAACATTAGTTCGTCCGCTGCATGACCGGGTGTTGGCAGGGGTATTAAGTGGCATTGCGCAATATGTGCAAATGGATGCGACGGTCGTTCGGCTCCTTTTTGTCGCACTTCTTCTAATAACAGGGGTGATGCCGTTTGCTTTTTTATACGTATTGGCGATTTTCATCATTCCAAATGAGGTGAAATCATGA
- a CDS encoding S41 family peptidase, with protein MKKQTVALLMALSMVIGAGGTYAGMQFAERKTDNALIFPSEQTTKSMTKSEEEELKKVQKAYELIKSRYVQKVDDKKLVEGAIQGMIQTLDDPYSVYMDEETAHQFNDSLNSSFEGIGAEVSMVDGKVTIVAPFKNSPAEKAGLKPNDQILKVDGKSLEGLDLYEAVLKIRGKKGTTVHLDILRPGVKDIIKVSVVRDEIPIETVYDSVKTYNGKKIGYLEITSFSENTAQDFQKKLAKLEKEKIAGLILDVRGNPGGYLQSVEEILKQFIPKDKPYVQIEERNGNKQQFYSDLPAKKPYPIVVLIDKGSASASEILAGAMKEAGGYKLVGETSFGKGTVQQAIPMGDGSNIKLTLYKWLTPDGHWIHKKGIKPDITVQQPDYFHATPIHIEKPLAYDMNNEQIKSAQQMLKGLGFDPGREDGYFSKQTERAVKSFQQANKLPVTGKIDNQTAKLLETKVLQAVRDDQNDAQLKAAIKALFE; from the coding sequence ATGAAGAAGCAAACGGTAGCACTATTAATGGCATTATCGATGGTAATCGGGGCAGGCGGAACGTATGCTGGCATGCAATTTGCTGAACGGAAGACGGACAATGCGTTGATTTTTCCATCGGAGCAAACAACGAAATCGATGACGAAAAGCGAGGAGGAAGAATTAAAAAAAGTTCAGAAAGCATATGAACTCATTAAAAGTCGGTATGTGCAAAAAGTAGATGACAAAAAACTAGTAGAAGGCGCCATCCAAGGGATGATTCAGACGCTCGACGACCCGTATTCTGTCTACATGGATGAAGAAACGGCGCATCAATTTAACGACTCGCTTAACTCTTCCTTTGAAGGAATCGGTGCGGAAGTGAGCATGGTCGACGGAAAGGTGACGATCGTTGCCCCGTTTAAAAACTCTCCGGCGGAAAAGGCAGGGCTAAAGCCGAACGACCAAATTTTAAAAGTGGACGGGAAAAGCTTAGAAGGGCTTGATTTGTACGAAGCAGTCTTAAAAATTCGCGGGAAAAAAGGAACGACTGTTCATTTAGACATTTTGCGCCCTGGAGTGAAAGACATTATTAAAGTGAGCGTCGTCCGTGATGAAATTCCGATTGAAACGGTGTACGATTCAGTGAAAACGTACAATGGCAAAAAAATTGGCTATTTAGAAATTACGTCGTTCTCGGAAAATACAGCGCAAGATTTTCAAAAGAAATTGGCGAAATTAGAAAAAGAAAAAATTGCGGGGCTCATTCTTGATGTTCGCGGCAATCCTGGCGGCTATTTGCAAAGCGTCGAAGAAATTTTAAAACAGTTCATTCCAAAAGATAAACCGTACGTCCAAATTGAAGAACGAAACGGGAATAAGCAACAATTTTACTCCGACTTACCAGCGAAAAAGCCGTACCCGATCGTCGTGCTCATTGATAAAGGCAGTGCGTCGGCTTCTGAAATTTTAGCCGGTGCGATGAAAGAAGCGGGCGGCTACAAATTAGTCGGGGAAACGTCGTTCGGGAAAGGAACGGTACAACAAGCCATCCCGATGGGCGATGGCAGCAACATTAAACTGACGCTCTATAAATGGCTGACTCCGGATGGACATTGGATTCATAAAAAAGGAATCAAACCAGATATTACGGTCCAACAACCAGATTATTTCCATGCGACGCCGATTCATATCGAAAAACCACTTGCATATGACATGAACAACGAACAAATTAAAAGCGCGCAGCAAATGTTAAAAGGGCTTGGATTTGACCCAGGAAGGGAAGACGGTTATTTTAGCAAACAAACGGAACGAGCGGTGAAATCGTTCCAACAAGCAAATAAATTGCCGGTTACCGGAAAAATCGACAACCAAACTGCCAAACTGCTCGAAACAAAAGTATTGCAAGCTGTCCGCGACGACCAAAACGATGCTCAATTAAAAGCAGCGATAAAAGCATTGTTTGAATAA
- the hprK gene encoding HPr(Ser) kinase/phosphatase, with protein MPKVRTKDLIEKFQLELISGAEGIHRPITTSDLSRPGIEMAGYFAYYPAERIQLLGKTELSFFEKLNPREKKIRMEKLCTDITPGIIVSRGLEVPMELIEASERHSVPVMRSTMKTTRLSSRLTNFLESKLAPTTAVHGVLVDVYGVGVLITGKSGVGKSETALELVKRGHRLVADDCVEIRQEDEGVLVGSAPELIEHLLEIRGLGIINMMTLFGAGAVRTHKRISLVIDLELWDPNKQYDRLGLEEEKVKIIDTNVTKLTIPVRPGRNLAVIIEVAAMNFRLKRMGVNAAEEFSARLTDAIEDGEHDYE; from the coding sequence GTGCCAAAAGTGCGGACGAAAGATTTAATCGAAAAATTTCAATTAGAGCTGATTAGCGGGGCGGAGGGAATTCACCGTCCGATTACGACAAGCGACTTGTCCCGTCCCGGCATTGAAATGGCCGGTTATTTTGCCTATTATCCAGCGGAGCGGATTCAATTATTAGGGAAAACGGAACTTTCGTTTTTTGAGAAATTAAATCCGCGTGAAAAGAAAATTCGGATGGAAAAGCTTTGTACAGACATTACGCCCGGCATTATTGTATCGCGTGGGTTAGAGGTGCCGATGGAGCTAATCGAGGCATCAGAGCGGCATTCGGTTCCAGTGATGCGTTCAACGATGAAAACGACGCGCCTTTCGAGCCGGTTGACGAACTTTTTAGAAAGCAAGCTCGCGCCGACGACAGCTGTTCACGGTGTATTAGTCGATGTATATGGGGTTGGCGTATTGATTACCGGAAAAAGTGGGGTCGGTAAAAGCGAAACGGCGCTTGAATTAGTGAAACGCGGACATCGGCTCGTGGCGGACGACTGTGTGGAAATTCGACAAGAAGACGAAGGGGTGCTCGTCGGCAGTGCACCAGAACTTATTGAGCATTTACTAGAAATTCGTGGTCTTGGCATTATTAATATGATGACGCTGTTTGGCGCCGGAGCGGTTCGGACGCATAAACGGATTTCGTTAGTCATTGATTTAGAGCTTTGGGATCCGAACAAACAATATGACCGATTAGGGCTTGAAGAAGAAAAAGTAAAAATTATTGATACCAACGTGACAAAACTGACGATTCCAGTTCGCCCTGGTCGCAACTTGGCGGTCATTATTGAAGTGGCAGCGATGAATTTCCGCTTGAAGCGAATGGGGGTTAACGCTGCGGAAGAATTTTCTGCACGGCTTACAGATGCAATTGAAGACGGGGAACACGATTACGAATAA
- a CDS encoding DUF4870 domain-containing protein, which yields MEGNKLIAALCYFSVLFAPFLFPLIVYFVTKQARVKQHAKASFLSHCIPVALFVFSAIMVIVLGMSQNDAFFGWWLLGALGGGLAHVIVAVWNIIKGIKVLQETGGNYQ from the coding sequence ATGGAAGGGAATAAACTCATTGCAGCGTTATGTTATTTTAGTGTGTTGTTCGCTCCGTTTTTATTTCCGCTCATCGTCTATTTTGTGACAAAGCAGGCGCGCGTCAAGCAACATGCGAAAGCGTCGTTTTTGTCGCACTGCATTCCGGTAGCGCTGTTTGTCTTTAGCGCTATAATGGTCATCGTCCTTGGCATGAGTCAAAACGACGCCTTTTTCGGCTGGTGGCTGCTCGGAGCGTTAGGTGGAGGGCTTGCGCATGTCATTGTTGCCGTTTGGAATATTATAAAAGGGATTAAAGTATTGCAGGAAACAGGAGGAAATTACCAATGA
- a CDS encoding PDZ domain-containing protein, producing the protein MASVWGMELIASIGRGLAQPFLYYGILLVAFVGWRRVKRERRSFHIRVYDWLHESKFFWRSGLGIGLLLSLIIVIVGIVIPTDGVLLLFYVTALLGLTLQLRLLSPAYTVGGTMIAIAVLTKYEKTKPFFAAYFPELKEMNVASMALLLALLLLAESWLILRNGAEGTSPQLTKGKRGLVVGEHWAERLWLVPVLLPVPNGVLAPFSWWPLLPAGDGAYSLLFVPFLLGFSQRVQGMQPQLSIWLTGKRVCLLGLIVGVLALASYWYGVLAIVAAAVALFGREWLAFWQHTQDRAQPPHFAHRAHGLVILGILPGSKAEKMALKIGEIIVKVNGTPVNTEEEFYEALQPNRAYCKLEVLDENGEIRFVQGALYEDEHHELGLLFVRDREKWTSEAV; encoded by the coding sequence ATGGCGTCGGTATGGGGCATGGAATTGATTGCTAGTATTGGACGAGGATTAGCACAGCCGTTTTTGTATTACGGCATATTGCTTGTGGCGTTTGTCGGATGGCGTCGGGTGAAGCGAGAGCGCCGGTCTTTCCATATTCGCGTCTATGATTGGTTGCATGAAAGTAAGTTTTTTTGGCGGAGCGGGCTTGGCATCGGGCTTTTGCTTTCGCTTATCATCGTAATTGTAGGAATCGTCATTCCGACAGACGGGGTGTTGCTGCTTTTTTACGTGACAGCCTTGCTCGGGTTGACGTTACAACTAAGGCTATTGTCCCCTGCGTATACGGTGGGGGGGACGATGATAGCTATAGCGGTATTAACAAAATACGAAAAAACAAAGCCGTTTTTTGCTGCTTATTTTCCAGAGCTAAAAGAAATGAACGTGGCGTCAATGGCGCTCCTATTAGCCCTTCTTTTACTAGCGGAATCGTGGCTTATTTTGCGAAACGGTGCGGAAGGGACGTCGCCGCAACTAACGAAAGGAAAGCGCGGATTAGTCGTCGGGGAGCATTGGGCAGAGCGGCTTTGGCTTGTGCCGGTATTGTTGCCAGTGCCAAATGGAGTGCTTGCGCCTTTCTCATGGTGGCCGTTGCTCCCTGCTGGAGATGGTGCTTATTCGCTTCTATTTGTGCCGTTTTTGCTTGGGTTTTCGCAGCGCGTCCAAGGGATGCAGCCGCAGCTTTCGATTTGGCTGACAGGGAAGCGCGTCTGTTTACTTGGACTTATCGTTGGCGTGTTAGCGCTTGCTAGCTATTGGTACGGGGTGCTTGCGATTGTTGCGGCGGCTGTTGCATTATTTGGACGGGAGTGGCTTGCGTTTTGGCAACATACACAAGACCGAGCGCAACCGCCGCATTTTGCGCACCGGGCGCACGGGCTCGTCATTTTAGGTATTCTTCCTGGGTCAAAGGCGGAAAAAATGGCGTTAAAAATCGGCGAAATCATTGTCAAGGTGAACGGAACACCAGTGAACACAGAAGAAGAGTTTTACGAAGCGCTCCAGCCTAACCGTGCCTATTGCAAGCTAGAAGTGTTGGACGAAAACGGAGAAATTCGCTTTGTTCAAGGGGCGCTATACGAAGACGAACACCATGAGCTTGGGTTATTGTTTGTACGAGATCGGGAAAAATGGACATCGGAAGCGGTGTAG
- a CDS encoding CsbA family protein: MWFIIALIVPFLLVLLFTRVTYNHYVGTLLTAALLVASYIKGYTNEWYEIFADIASTMAGFLVAEKMVRNIKK, translated from the coding sequence ATGTGGTTTATCATTGCCTTAATTGTACCGTTTTTATTAGTGTTGTTATTTACGCGCGTGACGTACAACCATTATGTCGGGACGTTGTTGACTGCCGCGTTGTTAGTCGCTTCTTACATTAAGGGGTATACGAACGAGTGGTATGAAATTTTTGCAGACATCGCCTCGACAATGGCAGGGTTTTTAGTGGCAGAGAAAATGGTGCGAAATATAAAAAAGTGA
- a CDS encoding MerR family transcriptional regulator, whose amino-acid sequence MEIKTSNVAKRLGVSPKTVQRWVKKYNIPCQKNEAGHYVFDAETITLLEQIKFEHGAALEEMELEDEHALCPDTFFSTYIQPHLDKFTARLHRVERQLEQKADEVVSFQLLQHRKEIEELHAYIRQLEQRLALLEEQTKQADDAPKLPKRRGVSRIMGMFV is encoded by the coding sequence ATGGAAATCAAAACGAGCAATGTCGCAAAACGGCTCGGGGTATCGCCGAAAACGGTGCAGCGTTGGGTGAAAAAGTACAATATTCCGTGCCAAAAAAATGAGGCTGGTCATTACGTCTTTGATGCAGAAACGATTACGTTGCTTGAACAAATCAAATTTGAACACGGTGCCGCGCTCGAAGAAATGGAGTTGGAAGACGAACACGCGTTATGCCCAGACACGTTTTTCTCCACCTACATTCAACCGCACCTAGACAAATTCACCGCCCGCCTGCACCGCGTCGAACGGCAGCTAGAACAAAAAGCGGACGAAGTCGTCTCATTTCAGCTGTTGCAGCACCGCAAAGAAATTGAAGAACTTCATGCGTATATCCGTCAACTCGAACAACGCCTTGCCTTGTTAGAAGAACAAACTAAACAAGCCGACGACGCGCCGAAGCTACCGAAGCGGCGAGGCGTCAGCCGAATTATGGGGATGTTTGTATAA